The DNA region AGGCCGGAGGGTTCGGTCCCGTGGGTGTCGTGCGCGACCAGCAGGCCGTCCACGCTGGCCACCAGGCCGCCCGCGAGGTGCGGGACGCGGCGTTTGACGGCGCGGAGCTCGGCGAGCAGCTCGGTCTCCAAGGCGATCAGTTGTCTCCTTCCGACACGCTGCTTGAGCGCCCGCCTCATGGCCGGTACGGCGGGGTCGCGGGCGGAGGGTGGTTCAAAGTCGGGCCTCCAGAAGGTCTCGGACCCGGGTCAGCAGCGCGATGTCCGGGTCGGGGACGGTCAGCGGGTGGGCCGCTGCCGTGGCGGGCGGTCGGTCGGAGCGGGTGGGCGCGGGGGCTGCGGGCCCGGTGGCCGCGGGGCCGGTGGCCGGAGCGCTGCGGAGGGTGGCGCCGGGGACCCTGCGGTGCAGGCCACCGCCGGGCCGCGCGGGTACGGCGGCCGGCGGCGTGGGCGCCGTCGTCGGTCGTCCGGGCGTCGTCGCTGGTCGGGCGGGCATCGCGGCCGGCGGTGCGGGCATGGTGGTCGGCGGCGCGGGCGGTACGGGCGGCAGCGCGGGGGCCGCGGCCGGGGATGTGCCGGTCGGAGCCGCGTGCCGCGGGGCGTCGAGCAGCCCGGCGGCGGCCAGGCGGCGGACGTCCGCCGTCACGCCGAAGCCGGAGCGGCCGAGCAGCCGGGCCAGGTCCGCCGGGGTTCTTCGGCCGTCGGCGTGGTCGAGCAGGTCACGGCTGCGGCGGCCGGGCGGGCGGCGCGAGGGGCACCGGCTGCGCTCGACCGGACGGACGGGTGCGGTGTCGAGCTGCGGCCAGGGCCAGATCCCGTCGAGGAGTCGGCGTCGGCGCTCGACCTCGCGGCCCAGCCGCGCCGGGTCGACCAGCGCCACCGTGCCGAGCCAGTGCCGGGCGTCGGACTCGAACCGCCAGGTGCCGCCGGACCGGTCGGCGAGGACGAAGTAGGCGGCGTCGAACAGCGTTCCCAGGTGGCCGAGTTCGAGTTCGCCGCGGGTGAGCAGCCGGCGTTCGACCAGTACCTCGCCGACTCGCCCCTGCGGGCCGTGGCGGTGCAGGAGTTCGGCCCAGCCTTCGGGGGTGATCCGGCCGCAGCCGGTGAGCAGGTCGGCGAGGCCGGGCGCGCGTGGGGACTCGGCGGCGGCCACCTGGCCGTCGACCAGGTACAGGAGGCCGAGCGGGCCGTGCAGGGCACCGGTGGCGCGGCGGGCGGCGAGCAGGGCGACGGCCTCGCCGGGGCTCCTCGGTGCGGTGGACTCGGCCCGGGGGGCCCGGGGGGCCGGTTCGACCAGGCGGGCGGCGGCGGTCACGCGGGCCACCGCCGGTGGGTACGGCGCGGCGTCGCCCGAGGGAGGCCCTGCGCAGCGTTCCGGGAGGTGTGACGAGCGGCGGTCACGCGGTCGGCCGGCCGGTGTGCGGTGGTCGGGGCGGGCGCGGCGCTCACCCCAGCACCAGTTCCTCGGCGAGGGCCTGGAGGCGGAAGCGGGCGACGGCCAGGTTTCCCGACTCGCGGTCGAGCCAGAGGTGCAGGACGAGCCGGCTGTCGAAGGCGGTGTCGATGAAGCGGATCAGGTGGTAACTGCGGCCGGCGGTGACGATGATGTCCTCCAGCGGCGCGTGCCGGTCCTCCGCAACGGTGAAGGTCTGGCTCTCAACGGCCGCGCGCACCAGGTCGGTTGCCTCGGCGGCCGCGGTCTCGTGCTCACCGACCGGGCTGTCGCCGAGGCTGCCGAGGGCGAGTCCGCTGCTCCAGTCGACCAGGCTCGCCGACCGGGCTCCGGCGATCGCCATCGCTCCGGAGAGGCATTCGTCGATACCCGGCACGCCGGCTCCTTCGAGGGGTCTGAGTGGCCGGGCGCAGCGCGGCTCCGGCCGGGTCGCCACCAGCAGTGGCAGGTTCGACACGGAAGGCTACTGCCGGATTCCGTATGACGAACATTCCAGTGGCATATTCACACCAACTGCGGCGAATTCCGGCCAAGGTATGAGGGTGGGTCAGTCCTGCCCAGGAGGCAAAGCCGCTGGCGTGGCGCCCGTCACGGAGAGTCGCCCAGCGATCACCTGGTACGGGACCTTGGCCGATACCGGATTGCAGCCGGGAGTTTCGAGGCCGAAAGTGCGATAAGAGGGCATGTTCGTCGACGGCCCGACGGGCGGACATGACGGCGGGCGGACATGACGAAGGGGCCCGTTCCATTGGATGGAACGGGCCCCTTCGGGTGGAGCGCCAGGCCCGGGTCGCACGGACTCTTCCCACTGAAAGTGGGACGTGCTCTGGTAGCACCGCTGACGCACGTTCGAGAGATCCTCGCTTCGGAAGATCATTTCCTCTCGACGTGCAGAACAATAGCAGGTCATCACACCAAGTCAGAAATCGGGGAGACCGGCTCAGACCTGGCCGACCGCCTCGGCGAGCAGCCGGTAGGAGTCGAGCAGCGCGGTGCGATCGTAGGTGCTGGTCGCCACCAGGAACTCGTCCGCGCCGGTGCGTTCCACCAGGGCGGCCAACTCGGCGGCGGCCTGCTCCGGAGTGCCCGCGATGTGGCCCTTGAGCGACTGCTCGAACGCGGCCCGCTCGCGCCCGCTCATCGCCCGTGCCCGGATCCCGGCGGGCGGCGCCAGCGGCGGGAACTCCCCGTGGGTGCGGGAGTAGGCGCCGGCCCAGGCCTCCGGGACGAGCAGCTCGCGCGCCAGTTCCTCGGTCTCGGCCACCGCGACCGTGCCGGAGACCACCACGTACGGCTCGGCGGCCTGCGCGGAGGGACGGAAGCGGCTGCGGTACTCCTCGATCGCCCTGAGCATCCGCCCCTCTCCGCGCGCGGCGGCGATGACCAGCGGCAGTCCGGCTTCGGCGGCCAGGTCGGCGCCGGCGCCGGTGGCCAGGACGAAGACCGGCACCTGCAGGCCCTCGGCCGGCCGGGCGTGGACGTCGCGGTGCACCTGCTGCGAGCCGTCGAAGTAGCCGAGCAACTCGGCCAGCTGGCCGGCGAAGTCGTCCGCGGCGTCCTTCTCCCGCCCGAGCGCCCGCCGGACGCCGTCGGTGAAGCCCACCGAGCGGCCCAGGCCCATGTCGATCCGGCCCGGGAACAGCGACGCCAGCACCCCGAACTGCTCGGCCACCACCATGGGCCGGTGGTTGGGCAGCATCACCCCGCCGGTACCGACCCGGATCCGGGTGGTGGTCGCCGCGACCGCCGCGGCGAGCACCGTCGGCGCCGATCCGGCCACCCCGGGCACGCCGTGGTGCTCGGAGACCCAGAAGCGGTGGTAGCCCAGCCGCTCGACCTCCCGGGCGAAGGCCACCGTGTTCCGAAGCGCCTGCGCCGGCTCCTCGCCCTGTCTGGTCCGGGAGCGGTCGAGGACGGAGAGCCTGGCCGTGGGCGTCGCGCTGATCACGTGGGTGGACAACACCCCTCTGCCGCGCGGGCATTCCCGGGCCCGGACCGGACCGGGCGCGCCGTCATCGGTCACCGGGCCCCGGGTATTCGCCCCGGGCGCTCTCCCGCGGCGTTGCGGCGCCCCCAGGGCTGGTACTCCGACAGGATGACGTTGAACGGGTAGAGCGAGAACGCGACCGCCGGGACGATCACCGTGTCGTACCGGACGAATCCGAGCTCCGACACCGGGATCGGACCGGTCGGGTGCGCGTCCGCCACGCGGACCGCGTCGTGCAGCCGAGCGGTGAGGGCGAAGACCGAGGCCGCCATCGCGCCGAGCGTCAACCAGAACTTGGTGCTCACCCAGTAGTACCGGAACGGGCCCCAGGGCGCGCCGGGCCCAGCGCCACCCCGCTCAGGGGCCGGACGGACCGGACGCACGGGTGCCTCCTTCGAGTCGGGGCCACGACGATGCGCCCAGACTCCCCCGCCCGCCCCTCACCGGGCATCTGACAGCGGAAGTAACCTCAGCTACTCCCCGGCGAGTACGCGCCCGCCGCTCACCGCCACCGGCGGACTCCCCCGGAAGTGGACCAACGCCCCGCCCGGCTCAGTCCGTCACCGCGAAGCCCTGCGCCGCACCCAGCCGCTGCAGCGAGTCCCGACCGGGGATGCCGTCCGCGGCCCCCGCCGTGTACCCGCACCGCCGCTGCCAGCCCGCGTACGCCGCGACCGTGAGACTGCCGTACGAGCCGTCCACCCAGCGCTGTTCGAGCAACCCCTCGTCCGCCAGCGCCTGTTCGACGATCGCCACCTCGGCCCCGTACGTCCGGTGCCCCTGCTCCGCCCCCGGGTCGCTGCGCGCCGCCGCGACGACGTGGGCGAGCGAGACCGTGCGCGGCCCGGGCAGGTAGCCGAGCAGCCGCAGCAGCGAGTCCTCGCCCGGTACGCCGTCCGCCGCCGGCCCGGAGTAGCCCAGGCTCGCCTGGTAGTCGGCGTAGTTCTCGGTGTCCGCGTCCGTCCAGGTCGGGCCGGGCCCGGAGTGGTAATGGGCACCGAAGCCGGCCGCGACCAGCGCCCGACCGACGGCGGTCACCTGGTAGCCCTGGGCGCCGTACCCGTACGCCAGGCCGTTGATGGTGACCTGGTACCGGGCCGGGACGGACCCCCCGGACGGGGGCGGGTCGGACGGGGTGCCGGAGCCGCCCCTGAAGTCGGGCCAGGAGCCGGGGTCGACGTGGTCGTTGAACGGCACGTGGGCGTGCGCGTACCAGCCGCCGCGGGTCTCCCAGACGTGCTCGTCGCGGTGGTCGGAGAAGTCGGTCGGCCGCCCCATCGGCCAGGCGTCGGGCACGCCCCAGGAGGAGACCCAGGCGTGGATCCGCTGCCAGCCCGCGCACGGGGTGTCGACCAGCCGCGGGTAGACCGTGCCCTGGTGGCGGCAGTACGGGAAGAAGACCGCCTCGATCTGGATCACCACCCGCCCCGCCCGGTTGGTGCGGGTCGGGCTCTGGGCGGGGCTGAGCAGGCTCTTCGAGCGGGAGTCGGCGGGGAACAGCTGGGCGGCGCGCCCGCTGAACGGGTCCCAGACCAGGTGCGGGGCGTCACCGGCACCGGCGCCGGTGAAGTACCCGACCAGGTCCTCGTAGGAGCACCAGTCCTGCGGTGCGGCGGCGGTGGCGTTGCGGTCCCAGGTGATGTGGGCGATGGCCTTCGGCGGGTACTGGTGGTCGGTCGGTGCGTGGTCACCGAGGTCGTGGATCTCGGCACCGGGCAGCCACAGTTCGGGCATGCTGGCTCCTCCGAACGGCGTCGTGACGTCAATGCCGTTATCGGCAGGTTCACACCGGGGATTGACCCCGGCGGCCCGATCGACGGCATTGAACCGCCCGGACCCGCACGGTCGTTCGGATCAAGGCGGGGAATTCGTCCTCACGTCCGGAACCGAGGCCCGCGACGCGCGGTCCCGGACGCCGCCGGGCGGCACGCGTTCCGCCTCGCCGCCGGGCGGCGCGCGGTCTACATGTCGACACCCGTGCGCCGAGCCGGCTCGAGGCGCCGGCGGACCCGCGCTCGGGGTCCGTCGCGGAAATTCGGCGGCGGGCCCGGCCGGGCCGCGGGCACAATGCGCGGATGCCGTCGCTGTTGCACGCCGTCGCCCGCAATCCCGCCCTGCCGCCCGAACTGCTCGGACGGCTGATCGCCGATGCCGACGAGGAGCTGGCGGGCGCGCTCGCGGACCGGGTGGACCTCGCCCCGGACCAGGTCCGACAGCTGGCCGAACGGTCCGAGTTCGCCGCCCTCCTGCTCGTCGCCGACGGCCGGCTGACCAGCGGGGACGTCGATCCGCTCGCCCGACCGACGGTGGCGGTCGCCCTGGTGGAGCAGGGGCGCGGAGAGCCGGGCTGGGCGCGCCTGCTGGCGCTGGTTCCGGACCCGTACGTCCGGCAGCGGCTCGCCACCTGCCCGGAGCTGCCGGACGAGGTCGCCGAGCTCCTCGCCGCCGACGAGTCCGACGACGTGGTGGCCGAACTCGCCGTCAACACCACATGGTTGGACCTCTTGGTGCGCCTCGCCGCGCACCCGTCGGCGATGGTGCGGCGCTGGGCCGCGGCGAACGAGGCCATGCCCGCGGAGTCACTGACGGCCCTGCTGGACGATCCGGAGGTGCTGGTCCGCGAGCAGGCGGCGGGCAATCCCACCACTCCGGGGGCGGCCGCCGCCCGGCTGGTGGCCGACCACGCCATGATCCGACAGGCGCTCGCCGCCCATCCCGGGCTGCCCGCCGAGACGTACCAGCGGCTCACCCGGGACGAGATCCCCTGGGTCCGGTCCAACCTCGCCCAGAACCCGGGGATCGACGAACGGCTGATCCGCCACCTGGCCGAGGACGACGGCCACGACGTACGGCGTTCGCTCGCCCAGCACCCGGCCGTCCCGCTCGACGTACTCGCCCGACTCGCCACGACCGTCAAGATCGGCCCGATCCTGCTCCCCCGGATCGCCGGCGCCGATCCCACCGAACTCGCCGAGCTCGCGGCCTCGCCGGAGCCCCGGGTCCGCGCGCTCGTCGCCGCGCGCCGCGACCTGCCGTCGGCCCTCCGTGACCAGCTGGCCGCCGACCCGGTCGCCAAGGTGGTCAAGTCGGTGGCCCCGGACCCGGACCTCAGCACCGCCCAACTCACCGCCGCGCTGGACAGGTTCGGGACGACGGTGGCCGCCGCCGTGGCCGCGAACCCGGGCACCCCCGGCGCGCTGCTCGACCGCATCGCGGCCACCCCGACCGTGCCCGTCAAGGCCCTGCGCGCCGTCGCCGCCCACCCGAACTCCTCCCCCGCCGCCCTCGCCACCTGCCTCGCCTCCCCGGACTCCCGCACCGCTCAGGCGGCTGCGGCCAACCCGGCCCTGCCGCAGGCGGTCATGGTGGAGCTGGCCTCCTCGTGAGGGGAGGAGCCCATGGGGCACCTGGTGTCCGCCGTGTCCGCACCCGGTTGCAGTTGCGTCTCCGTTCGGTCCGGCCGGGGTGCGTCCCGGCCGCCGGTCCGGGAGCCTGATGGCAACGACTCGTACGGCAGGGGGAGTTGCCATGGGGGACGGCCGACAGCTGGTACCAGGCGTGGTGGGCGCGCTGGTACGGCTGGCGCGGGGCGCGGCCGGCGGGGCCGGGCACGCGGTGGCCGAGGCGGTACGGGCCCGGCTGCGGCTGATGCCGGAGGGGGCGCGGGCCGTGGCGGCCATCGAGGCGGGCCCGGACGATCCGCGGGCGCGGGCCGAACTGACCGCCGCCGTCACCCAACTGCTGGCCATCGACCGGGGGTTCGCCCAGTACCTGACCACCACCGAGCTCGGCGGACCGACCGACCCGACGACCGTCCAGCTGCGGGTCGATCCCGGGAAACCGTCCACCGTCCAACTGCGGGTCGATCCCAAGGAGTCGTCCACCGTCCAGCTCCGGCTCGACGAGGCCGCCACCGGCGCCCGGGGCCTGGCCGCCCGGCGCAGCAACACCGCCGTCATCGTCACCCTGGCCCTGGTCCTGATCACCGCGCTGGTCGCGCTCGGCATCCACCTCGGCTCGCGCCCGCTGCTGCACCCCAACGGGCCCGACTTCGCCCACGCCGCGCGGACCATCCGCGACCCCGCGCAGGTGCAGGGCGTGCTGCCGGACGCGGCGGCGATGCCGGACGGCTGGCAGGTGGCGAGCGGGCCGCGGTCCGGGACCGGCAGCGGGCCGGACGCGCCGTGCCTGCTCCCGGACGCCTGTGACCAGCAACTCGCTTACGCCACCGTGACGTTCAGCGCCACTGCGGTCCCGTCCGCGCAGTTCACCGTGGCCACCTTCGCCTCCCCCGAGGCGGCCGGCCGCGCCTTCGGCACCAGGCTCGACCTGGTCGATGCCCGGGGCGACGCGACCGCGGCGACCATCCCGCCGATCGGCGACCAGAGCGCCGCCCGCACCCGCGGCGCGTCGACGGCGGAGCTGGTGGTCCGGGTCGGCTCGACGCTGCTGTCCGTGCACTACGAGGGGCCGGGCGCCGCGATCGCGCTGCCCGGCCTCACCCCGTTCGCCCGGCTGCTCACCGAGCGCGCCCAGCAGGCCGCGGCCGGCTGCACCCCGGACGCCGTCTTCCACGGCACCGCGGCCTGAGCACACCCTCCAGCACCCCCAAGCCCCCCGCGATCGCCCCGCAGGCCCCACCGGGCCGCGGGGCGTACCCGTTCGCCCCGGCGCACCGCACGCCCCAGGCGCACCACAGGCCCCCGTCGCCCGAAAGCATGTATCGCTCTATTGACTGGCGTCACGAGCGCGCCATACTGGCTTCACTCCCGCCCGCACGATGAGGTGCCCGCCCATGGAGCTCTCCCCTTCAGCACATGTGGACACGTTCTGTCGAGACCACCTCCCACCCATCGACCAGTGGCCCGAACTCCTCTTCGAACTACCGGAGTTGGGCTACCCCGACCGCCTGAACTGCGCGGCCGCCCTGCTCGACGACACCATCGCCCGCTTCGGACCCGACCGCCGTTGCCTGCTCACCCCCACCGACCGGTGGAGCTACGGCGAACTGCGCGACCACGCCGACCGGATCGCCCGTCTGCTCACCGAGGAGCTGGGCCTGACCACCGGCAACCGCGTCCTGCTGCGCGGCCCCAACACCCCCTGGCTGGCCGCCTGTTGGCTGGGCGTGCTGAAGGCCGGCGGGGTGGTGGTCACCACGATGCCGCTGCTGCGCGCGGCCGAGCTCACCGAGCTCGTCCGGATCGCCCGCCCCACCCTCGCCCTGTGCGACCACCGCTTCCTCGCCGAGCTCGACCTGGCACACGCCCCCGACCTGCGGATACTCCCCTTCGGCGGCCCCGGCCCGGAGGACCTCACCGCCCGCTGCGCCGCCCAGCGCCCCGGCTTCACCGCGGTGCCGACCGCCGCCGACGACGTCGCACTGATCGCCTTCACCTCCGGCACCACCGGCCGCCCCAAGGCCACCCTGCACTTCCACCGCGACGTGCTGGCCAACGCCGACACCTTCTCCCGCCACCTGCTCCATCCCACCCCCGACGACCTCTTCACCGGCACCCCGCCGCTCGGCTTCACCTTCGGCCTGGGCGGCCTGCTGGTCTTCCCACTGCGGGCCGGCGCCGCCAGCCTGCTGCTGGAGCAGGCCACGCCCGAGCAGCTCGCCGAGCAGGTCCGGCGCCACGGCGTGAGCGTGCTGTTCACCGCGCCGACCGCCTACCGGGCGATCCTGGCCGCCGGGCTGGCCGACCGGCTGCAGGGAGTCCGGCGCTGCGTGTCGGCCGGCGAGCCGCTGCCCGCCGCCGTCTGGGAGGCCTTCCACGCCGCCACCGGCCGGCGGCTGATCGACGGCATCGGCGCCACCGAGCTGCTGCACGTGTTCATCTCGGCCGCCGACGCCGACATCCGCCCCGGCTCCACCGGCCGCCCCGTCCCCGGCTACCGGGCGGCGATACTCGACGGGCACGGCAACCCGGTGCCGGACGGCGAACCCGGGCTGCTCGCGGTCAAGGGCCCGACCGGCTGCCGCTACCTGGACGACGAGCGTCAGCGCGACTACGTCCGCAACGGCTGGAACCTCACCGGCGACACCTACCTCCGCGACCGGGACGGCTACTTCTGGTACCAGGCCCGCAACGACGACATGATCGTCTCGGCCGGCTACAACATCGCCGGCCCCGAGGTGGAACAGGCGCTCGCCGCCCACCCGGCCGTCGCCGACTGCGCCGTGGTGGCCGCGCCGGACGAGCGGCGCGGCACGGTGGTCAAGGCGTACGTGGTGCTGCGCAAGGGCACTTCGGCCGGCGCGGAGACCGTCAAGGAGCTCCAGGAGCACGTCAAGCGCACCATCGCCCCGTACAAGTACCCGCGCGCCGTCGAGTTCGTCGGCGAGCTGCCGCGCACCGCGACCGGCAAGCTGCTCCGCGCCGAACTGCGCAGAAGGGCCGCGGCGAAGCAGGACGTGGAGACACCGAACGTGAAGACACCGGACCTGAGGACACCGGACGTGGAACCGAACGAGCGACAGGACGCGGAGCAGCACCCGCTCCCGGCCGCCATCACCATCGAGCGTCGGGTCGAGTGGTCGGACACCGACGCCGCCGGGCACTACCACTTCTCCGCCGTGCAGCGCTGGGCCGAGGCCGCCGAGGCGGCGTTGCTGCGCCGGCTCGGGCTGGCCGAGCTGTTCGGGCGGATCCCCCGGGTGCACTTCGAGGCGGACTACCGGGAGCGGCTCTGGTTCGGGGACGTGGTCCGCACCGAGCTGCGGGTGGTCCGGGTCGGCGGCTCCTCGCTGCACTACGCCTTCGAGGTGCACGGCCCGACGGGTCTGGCCGCCAGCGGCCGGATGTCGGTGGTGCACGCCGCCCCGCGGGCCAAGGGCACCGAGCCCTGGCCGGCACCGGCCCGCCGGGCGCTCGCGGAGGCCGGTCCGCAGCAGCCGGAGGTGGTCGCATGACCACACCGGCCCCGCGCTCGACCGCCGGCCCGCAGCGGATCGCGGTGATCGGCGCCGGCCCCGGCGGGCTCTACTTCGCCGCCCTGGCCAAGCAGTTGGCCCCCGAGCGGGACATCACCGTGTACGAACGCGACGCCCGGGAGGACGAGTTCGGCTTCGGTGTGGTCTTCTCCGACGAGACCCTGGACGGCATCGCCCAGGCCGACCCGCAGGTCTTCGCCGCGATGAGCGCCGAGTTCGCCCGCTGGAGCGACATCGACGTCCGCTACGCCGGCCAGGTCCGCACCAGCGGAGGCCACGGCTTCGCCGCCCTGGACCGCAACCGCCTGCGCGCCATCCTGCAACAGCGCTGCGCCGAACTGGCGGTGGACGTGCGCTACCGCACGCCGGCCCCGCCGGTCGACCGGCTCGCCGCCGAGTACGATCTGGTGGTCGCCGCCGACGGCATCAACTCGGCCACCCGGGCGGCCCACCCGGAGACCTTCCGCACCGAGCTGGACGAACGGCACTGCCGCTACATCTGGCTGGCCACCGACCGGGTCTTCGAGGCCTTCACCTTCATCGTCGAGGAGTTCGACTTCGGCGCCCTGCAGGTGCACGCCTACCCGTACAGCGCCACCCGGTCGACCTTCATCGTCGAGATCGCCGCCGACGCCTGGCGCCGGGCGGGCTTCGAGGCCCTCGCCGCGGAGGAGTTGGCGCGCGGCGAGAGCGACACCGCGAGCGTGCGGCGCTGCGCGGAGCTGCTCGCCGGGCACCTGGACGGCCACCGGCTGATCCCCAACGC from Kitasatospora cathayae includes:
- a CDS encoding LLM class flavin-dependent oxidoreductase produces the protein MSTHVISATPTARLSVLDRSRTRQGEEPAQALRNTVAFAREVERLGYHRFWVSEHHGVPGVAGSAPTVLAAAVAATTTRIRVGTGGVMLPNHRPMVVAEQFGVLASLFPGRIDMGLGRSVGFTDGVRRALGREKDAADDFAGQLAELLGYFDGSQQVHRDVHARPAEGLQVPVFVLATGAGADLAAEAGLPLVIAAARGEGRMLRAIEEYRSRFRPSAQAAEPYVVVSGTVAVAETEELARELLVPEAWAGAYSRTHGEFPPLAPPAGIRARAMSGRERAAFEQSLKGHIAGTPEQAAAELAALVERTGADEFLVATSTYDRTALLDSYRLLAEAVGQV
- a CDS encoding peptidoglycan-binding protein, whose translation is MPELWLPGAEIHDLGDHAPTDHQYPPKAIAHITWDRNATAAAPQDWCSYEDLVGYFTGAGAGDAPHLVWDPFSGRAAQLFPADSRSKSLLSPAQSPTRTNRAGRVVIQIEAVFFPYCRHQGTVYPRLVDTPCAGWQRIHAWVSSWGVPDAWPMGRPTDFSDHRDEHVWETRGGWYAHAHVPFNDHVDPGSWPDFRGGSGTPSDPPPSGGSVPARYQVTINGLAYGYGAQGYQVTAVGRALVAAGFGAHYHSGPGPTWTDADTENYADYQASLGYSGPAADGVPGEDSLLRLLGYLPGPRTVSLAHVVAAARSDPGAEQGHRTYGAEVAIVEQALADEGLLEQRWVDGSYGSLTVAAYAGWQRRCGYTAGAADGIPGRDSLQRLGAAQGFAVTD
- a CDS encoding acyl-CoA thioesterase, which translates into the protein MEPNERQDAEQHPLPAAITIERRVEWSDTDAAGHYHFSAVQRWAEAAEAALLRRLGLAELFGRIPRVHFEADYRERLWFGDVVRTELRVVRVGGSSLHYAFEVHGPTGLAASGRMSVVHAAPRAKGTEPWPAPARRALAEAGPQQPEVVA